The DNA segment ttatttaatttacacCACATCCAGCGCCTTTCGTACGAGGTTCCCAAAGCATTTTTGCTAATAGCAAGTAAAGCCTCTCGGCATTCCTCAGTAGCAGAGGTGGCACTGGAAAACGCAACCGCACAGATAGGGAAATTGAGTCCAGAAGCTTCAGGAACCTGCTGGTTTCAATCGCAGTACATTAAGATACCAAATCACAAATGAACGCTCGGAGTCTCTAGGTGCTCAGCAAGTATGCTCTAAACAGCTCTCTGCCTGGTCTCAAATCATGGAGGTCCTTTGTGAACGAGGGAAACGGTGTCCGACTGAGAGTACTTGTGCCCTTTGGAGGGTGGTGTGCAGCAGTGCGGGGAGGACAGTGGAagttggtggggggagggaggaggaaatagAGTTGGACTCCTCGAGCTGAAGCCAACCCGAAGAGAAGCCACTCTTCCAGAGGCTGCATGCGGGGACCCTGGTCTGCTCTTGAATTATTTATCGCGTTCCATAAGCTATTCATCAatccattatttattcattccaacATTAAAGTAATTAAATATGAGCTCACCGGGAAAGGGCAAGTCTGCAAGGGATGAGGACAAGAGtacagagggagaggggaggaattAAGGTTTGGGGTCATTGATTTGTGCGGAGTTGTGCGCGACTCCCCTTAGGTGATACTGGCGACGGGTCCCGCGTTGCAGGGTCCTGACGCGCTCACCTACTCCCTACCTCCCCACACCTCCGCAGCGCAGCTCCCTCAGACCCAAACTGGCTTCCCACCTTTCCTCTTCATCTCCTCCCACCACTCCCTACCCGCGCAGCCCCGGCAACACCCCCAACCCCCAGTTCTGCAGCCTCGCCCTCCCCGCGCTGGGCGGTGCGGCCGCGCTGGGCGGCGCGGCCTCTCTGCCCCGCCGGGCGGCGCGCTGGCTGGCCAGCCCCGGATAGGCGCTGCCGGCAGCCAATCAGAGTGCCGGGGACGCTGCGCGCTTTAAGGCCGCTGCGGGGAGAACAGAAACCAAGTTCCCCGGCAACTAGCAGCATCCACCGGGCGGGAGGTCGGAGGCAGCAAGGCCTTAAAGGCTACTGAGTGCGCCGGCCGTTCCGTGTCCAGAGCGTCCCCTACTCCTCCGCCTTCTCTTCCTTGGCCGCCCACCTCCAAGTTCCGACTCGGGTTTTCGCGTTTGCAAAGCCTAAGGAGGAGGTTAGGAAGAGCCGCGCCCCCCTCCCTGCGGCCGCCGCCTCCTGCTTCTCGGCTCTGCTCCCTGCCGCGTGCGCCTGGGCCGTGCGCCCCGGCAGGCCCCAGCCATGTCGATGCTGCCGTCGTTTGGCTTTACGCAGGAGCAAGTGGCATGCGTGTGCGAGGTTCTGCAGCAAGGCGGAAACCTGGAGCGCCTGGGCAGGTTCCTGTGGTCACTGCCCGCCTGCGACCACCTGCACAAGAACGAGAGCGTACTCAAGGCCAAGGCGGTGGTCGCCTTCCACCGCGGCAATTTCCGTGAGCTCTACAAGATCCTGGAGAGCCACCAGTTCTCGCCTCACAACCACCCCAAACTGCAGCAACTGTGGCTGAAGGCGCATTACGTGGAGGCCGAGAAGCTGCGCGGCCGACCCCTGGGCGCCGTGGGCAAATATCGGGTGCGCCGAAAATTTCCACTGCCGCGCACCATCTGGGACGGCGAGGAGACCAGCTACTGCTTCAAGGAGAAGTCGAGGGGTGTCCTGCGGGAGTGGTACGCGCATAATCCCTACCCATCGCCGCGTGAGAAGCGGGAGCTGGCCGAGGCCACCGgcctcaccaccacccaggtcagCAACTGGTTTAAGAACCGGAGGCAAAGAGACCGGGCCGCGGAGGCCAAGGAAAGGTACGCGGCGTGCTTCCCGCGACTCGGGCGACCCCAGGAAGCCGTCCTTTCTCCTCCGCCCCCTCCCGCCCCCgcaggcaccagccaccaagTCCTCCCCGCCGGCCGGAGCCCGTCCACGGGGCGGCGCGCAGGCCCTCCGAGGCGCTGCAGCGAAAGTTCATGAACTCTGAGGTTCCTTGCTAAGGATGGGGCCTCATTTGCTTTGAGCACCCGCGCGTGGGTTTCTCTGGGATGTGAGTGTCGGGAAATATTGGCGCTAGGTTTGGTTTTCATGCCTCCCTGGCTGGCCGCGGCTTGGAGTGGTGGGTGGAGAGTGAGTTTCTAAATCAACGGGCAGTGAAATGTTGATTGGTGTCGCAAGGAAAGGGGTTTGGTGGGAGTTGAGGTTCGCGAACCTCTCTCCTCTTGCTCCCCAGAGGGGTGAAGCTGGCCTGAGACATTGGCTCTGCCCCCACTCCCGCCCGGTTCTCCACTGCTCTCTCGATAGTCTTTTGGATTAGAGGTAGCCTGCTTCATTTCTCACTAGC comes from the Symphalangus syndactylus isolate Jambi chromosome 8, NHGRI_mSymSyn1-v2.1_pri, whole genome shotgun sequence genome and includes:
- the SIX1 gene encoding homeobox protein SIX1 yields the protein MSMLPSFGFTQEQVACVCEVLQQGGNLERLGRFLWSLPACDHLHKNESVLKAKAVVAFHRGNFRELYKILESHQFSPHNHPKLQQLWLKAHYVEAEKLRGRPLGAVGKYRVRRKFPLPRTIWDGEETSYCFKEKSRGVLREWYAHNPYPSPREKRELAEATGLTTTQVSNWFKNRRQRDRAAEAKERENTENNNSSSNKQNQLSPLEGGKPLMSSSEEEFSPPQSPDQNSVLLLQGNMGHARSSNYSLPGLTASQPSHGLQAHQHQLQDSLLGPLTSSLVDLGS